A stretch of Megalobrama amblycephala isolate DHTTF-2021 linkage group LG14, ASM1881202v1, whole genome shotgun sequence DNA encodes these proteins:
- the apaf1 gene encoding apoptotic protease-activating factor 1 isoform X1 gives MEERARSCLLRSKGTLEQDIKASYLMDHMISDGVLSNDEEAMVLSKATRREQAAALLEVLLRKDNRAYISFYNALIRESYGDLANLLHSDLPLLSPEGERSFADGVSPSVQAILSEGGVPQRPVVFVSRPALLNLIRQMLYKLQNTPGWVIVFGMAGSGKSVMAAEAVRDHALIKECFPGGVHWLSVGQCERSDLLVRMQSLCFRLEQGQSSEASQRPPCSVEEAKERLRFLILRRFPRSLLILDDVWDSYALRSFDIQCRVLLTTRNRGLADSVSGTRLEVPVESGLEEEKALEILALYVNGKPHALPEQARSIVSECKGSPLVVSLIGALLREFPERWSYYLRQLQKKQFKRIRKSSSYDYEALDQAMDASLQVLEPEHRDLYRDLSIMQKDIKVPAKVLSVLWGLELEEVEDVLQEFVNKSLLFRDCNQRPYLYYLHDLQLDFLTELNRDQMAELHKKMVRQYQQFYNKSPPSSGDKECLYWYHFLPYHMAKAGLSKELYSLMFSLDWVKEKAQIMGSAHLINDYVEYGEILDTENSEVRLQFQEFLSLNGHQLEQRPFPDVIQLALSQPACSEVYRQALMQAQKRASRGQLYLDWVNKNSQDSLSRLVMHPHQGSVYYACFSKDGSKIASCGASKMLRVFKTTSGEKLLELQAHDEDILCCAFSPDDRYIATCSSDRKVKLWNVERGILMKVFAEEHEEQINHCQFTNTGRRVLLATCSNDKFTNTKLWNPNKQTSQNTMFGHMEPVNHCCFSPDDVYLATSSSDGTLKLFEVSSANEWKSIDVNSFFPESDDEIKAIVKCSTWSADSSRIICAARNAVFVFDVQTSDMLLEMKTSRLSTVQYCHACPNSSLLAVALSHYAVELWNLETSKKKAECNGHLSWVHCVQFSPDGSLLLSSSDDQTIRLWETDQVHTSSAVALKRDTDVIFSHSDVTIVAPDSRNRLQVQTGSKGATLYESEELPSRIRCTCISRNAAFVSLGTEDGTVQTGRVKVRQFLKNVGWRTLQLLNLQRDFVLALGLETGTVQVFEVASGKTVKLSGHTRTVHHCQFTDDSETLITSSEDATVRVWKWRTGECLVLEGHTEPIRKFHLLNSSSPPHLFSWSFDGTVKVWDLDRGQMLQDLVCHKGAVLSCDVSSDGRLFATASANRTAKVWSSVSWEMTFLLKGHKDCVRSCRFSWDNKRLATGDDNGEIRLWSMLDGALLKICSRDTKDSMDSFHGGWVTDLHFSPDNRVLVSIGGYIKWWSVETGEALQTFYTMGANLKKIHVSPDFTTFLTVDSIGILYVLKKVEGGGI, from the exons ATGGAGGAACGTGCTCGCAGCTGTCTGCTGCGCTCCAAAGGCACTCTGGAGCAGGACATCAAAGCCTCCTACTTGATGGACCACATGATCAGCGATGGCGTCTTGAGCAATGATGAAGAAGCGATGGTGCTCAGCAAG GCCACTAGAAGAGAGCAGGCCGCAGCCCTGCTCGAGGTGCTGTTGAGGAAAGACAACAGGGCATACATCTCCTTCTACAACGCACTGATCAGAGAGAGTTACGGAGATCTAGCCAACCTCCTTCATAGTGACCTGCCTCTGCTCAGCCCTGAGGGAGAGAGGAGCTTTGCTGATGGAGTGTCTCCTTCTG TCCAGGCAATTCTGAGCGAAGGTGGGGTGCCTCAGAGACCCGTGGTGTTCGTGAGCCGACCCGCTCTGCTGAACCTGATCCGGCAGATGCTGTACAAGCTGCAGAATACACCGGGGTGGGTTATAGTGTTTGGCATGGCGGGTTCAGGGAAGTCTGTGATGGCTGCTGAGGCTGTTCGGGACCATGCCCTCATTAAGG AGTGTTTTCCAGGTGGTGTTCACTGGCTTTCTGTTGGCCAATGTGAGCGGTCAGACCTGCTGGTAAGGATGCAGTCTCTATGTTTCCGTTTGGAGCAGGGTCAAAGTTCAGAAGCCAGCCAGCGGCCACCCTGCTCTGTGGAGGAGGCCAAAGAGCGCCTGCGGTTCCTAATACTCCGCAGGTTCCCCAG GTCCCTGCTGATTCTGGACGATGTCTGGGACAGCTATGCACTCAGGTCCTTTGATATTCAGTGCCGAGTTCTTCTGACCACGCGCAACCGAGGTCTGGCTGACTCCGTAAGCG GTACAAGGTTAGAAGTGCCTGTTGAAAGCGGCCTAGAGGAGGAGAAAGCCTTGGAAATTCTTGCTTTGTATGTAAATGGGAAGCCACATGCACTTCCAGAACAGGCCCGCAGCATTGTGAGCGAATGTAAAG GTTCTCCTTTGGTGGTTTCTCTAATTGGAGCTCTGTTGAGGGAGTTCCCTGAACGCTGGAGCTACTACCTTCGGCAGCTGCAGAAGAAGCAATTCAAGCGGATCCGTAAGTCATCGTCCTACGACTATGAAGCTCTGGACCAGGCCATGGATGCCAGCCTGCAAGTTCTGGAGCCTGAACACAGAGATCTATACAGAGACCTGAGCATCATGCAGAAAGACATCAAAGTGCCTGCTAAG GTTCTCTCGGTGCTGTGGGGTCTTGAGTTGGAGGAGGTGGAGGATGTCCTACAGGAATTTGTGAATAAATCCCTGCTGTTTCGGGACTGTAACCAGCGACCGTATCTCTATTACCTTCACGATCTGCAGCTGGACTTTCTCACTGAACTGAATCGTGATCAAATGGCT GAACTACATAAAAAGATGGTCCGTCAATACCAGCAGTTCTACAATAAAAGCCCACCCAGCTCTGGAGATAAAGAATGTTTGTATTGGTACCACTTCCTCCCATACCACATGGCTAAAGCGGGACTGTCTAAG GAGCTTTATTCACTGATGTTTTCCTTGGACTGGGTCAAAGAAAAAGCTCAGATTATGGGATCTGCCCATCTTATCAACGACTATGTAGAATATGGTGAAATACTAGATACAGAG AATAGTGAGGTGAGACTGCAGTTTCAGGAGTTCCTCTCTCTGAATGGACATCAGCTGGAGCAGAGACCGTTTCCTGATGTCATACAGTTGGCTCTCTCTCAGCCCGCGTGCTCCGAGGTTTACAGGCAGGCCTTGATGCAAGCGCAGAAAAGGGCCAGCAGAGGGCAGCTCTATCTGGATTGGGT GAACAAAAATAGTCAGGACAGTTTGTCCCGGCTGGTCATGCATCCTCACCAGGGGTCTGTCTACTATGCCTGCTTTTCCAAAGATGGGAGTAAAATTGCCTCTTGCGGGGCCAGCAAGATGTTGCGG GTGTTTAAAACAACCTCTGGAGAGAAACTTCTGGAGCTTCAGGCTCATGACGAAGATATTCTGTGCTGCGCCTTCTCCCCCGATGACCGTTACATAGCAACCTGCTCTAGTGACAGGAAGGTTAag TTGTGGAATGTTGAGCGAGGTATTCTTATGAAAGTGTTTGCGGAGGAACACGAGGAACAGATAAACCACTGCCAGTTCACCAACACAGGCCGACGTGTCCTGCTGGCCACCTGCTCAAATGACAAATTCACCAACACCAAG CTATGGAACCCCAACAAGCAGACATCTCAAAACACTATGTTTGGACACATGGAACCCGTCAATCACTGCTGCTTCTCCCCTGACGACGTCTACCTCGCCACTTCATCCAGTGACGGCACCTTGAAG CTGTTTGAGGTGTCATCCGCGAACGAGTGGAAATCAATTGATGTCAATAGTTTTTTCCCAGAGAGTGACGATGAAATAAAAGCCATTGTGAAATGCAGCACTTGGTCAGCTGACAGCTCACGGATCATTTGTGCTGCCAGGAACGCTGTGTTT GTGTTTGACGTACAGACATCAGACATGCTGCTGGAAATGAAGACGAGTCGTCTGAGCACAGTTCAGTATTGCCACGCGTGTCCCAACAGCAGCCTGCTGGCTGTCGCGCTCTCTCATTACGCTGTAGAG ctatgGAATCTTGAGACCAGTAAAAAGAAAGCCGAATGCAACGGTCACCTGAGCTGGGTTCATTGTGTCCAGTTTTCACCTGACGGCTCACTGCTGCTGTCCTCTTCTGATGATCAGACTATCAGA CTGTGGGAGACGGATCAGGTTCACACCTCCTCTGCTGTGGCTCTGAAGAGGGACACTGATGTTATCTTCTCCCATAGTGATGTTACAATAGTGGCGCCCGACAGCAGAAACCGATTACAG GTACAGACTGGATCCAAAGGCGCTACTCTATATGAGAGTGAAGAGTTGCCGTCCAGAATTCGCTGTACTTGTATCAGCAGAAATGCTGCTTTTGTCTCCCTGGGAACTGAGGATGGAACTGTACAG ACAGGAAGAGTCAAAGTTAGACAGTTTCTGAAGAACGTTGGATGGAGAACCTTGCAGCTGCTGAACTTACAGCGTGATTTTGTGCTGGCACTAGGGCTAGAGACAGGTACAGTGCAG GTGTTTGAGGTTGCATCTGGAAAAACGGTGAAGCTCTCAGGTCACACTAGGACTGTTCACCACTGTCAGTTCACTGATGACAGCGAAACCCTCATCACATCCTCAGAAGATGCTACTGTTCGG GTGTGGAAGTGGAGGACAGGCGAGTGTCTGGTGCTGGAGGGTCATACTGAGCCAATCAGGAAGTTTCACCTTTTGAACTCCTCTTCCCCACCTCATCTATTCTCGTGGTCGTTTGATGGCACCGTTAAG GTCTGGGATTTGGACAGAGGGCAGATGCTGCAAGACCTTGTGTGTCATAAGGGTGCTGTCCTGTCATGTGACGTGTCTTCTGACGGACGGCTCTTTGCCACAGCCTCGGCCAATAGGACTGCTAAG GTGTGGAGCAGCGTCTCATGGGAGATGACGTTTTTGCTGAAGGGACACAAGGACTGCGTCCGTAGCTGCCGGTTTTCTTGGGACAACAAGCGACTTGCAACTGGCGATGACAACGGAGAAATAAGG CTGTGGAGCATGCTGGATGGAGCCCTCCTGAAGATCTGTTCCCGGGACACTAAGGACTCAATGGACTCTTTCCACGGCGGATGGGTGACCGACCTGCACTTCTCCCCAGATAACAGAGTACTCGTCTCTATTGGCGGATACATCAAG TGGTGGAGCGTTGAGACAGGAGAGGCCCTGCAGACATTCTACACGATGGGAGCCAATCTGAAGAAGATTCACGTGTCGCCTGATTTCACCACCTTTTTGACTGTGGACAGCATTGGAATCCTTTATGTTTTAAAGAAAGTGGAGGGAGGAGGAATatag
- the apaf1 gene encoding apoptotic protease-activating factor 1 isoform X2, which yields MEERARSCLLRSKGTLEQDIKASYLMDHMISDGVLSNDEEAMVLSKATRREQAAALLEVLLRKDNRAYISFYNALIRESYGDLANLLHSDLPLLSPEGERSFADGVSPSVQAILSEGGVPQRPVVFVSRPALLNLIRQMLYKLQNTPGWVIVFGMAGSGKSVMAAEAVRDHALIKECFPGGVHWLSVGQCERSDLLVRMQSLCFRLEQGQSSEASQRPPCSVEEAKERLRFLILRRFPRSLLILDDVWDSYALRSFDIQCRVLLTTRNRGLADSVSGTRLEVPVESGLEEEKALEILALYVNGKPHALPEQARSIVSECKGSPLVVSLIGALLREFPERWSYYLRQLQKKQFKRIRKSSSYDYEALDQAMDASLQVLEPEHRDLYRDLSIMQKDIKVPAKVLSVLWGLELEEVEDVLQEFVNKSLLFRDCNQRPYLYYLHDLQLDFLTELNRDQMAELHKKMVRQYQQFYNKSPPSSGDKECLYWYHFLPYHMAKAGLSKELYSLMFSLDWVKEKAQIMGSAHLINDYVEYGEILDTENSEVRLQFQEFLSLNGHQLEQRPFPDVIQLALSQPACSEVYRQALMQAQKRASRGQLYLDWVNKNSQDSLSRLVMHPHQGSVYYACFSKDGSKIASCGASKMLRVFKTTSGEKLLELQAHDEDILCCAFSPDDRYIATCSSDRKVKLWNVERGILMKVFAEEHEEQINHCQFTNTGRRVLLATCSNDKFTNTKLWNPNKQTSQNTMFGHMEPVNHCCFSPDDVYLATSSSDGTLKLFEVSSANEWKSIDVNSFFPESDDEIKAIVKCSTWSADSSRIICAARNAVFVFDVQTSDMLLEMKTSRLSTVQYCHACPNSSLLAVALSHYAVELWNLETSKKKAECNGHLSWVHCVQFSPDGSLLLSSSDDQTIRLWETDQVHTSSAVALKRDTDVIFSHSDVTIVAPDSRNRLQVQTGSKGATLYESEELPSRIRCTCISRNAAFVSLGTEDGTVQTGRVKVRQFLKNVGWRTLQLLNLQRDFVLALGLETGTVQVFEVASGKTVKLSGHTRTVHHCQFTDDSETLITSSEDATVRVWKWRTGECLVLEGHTEPIRKFHLLNSSSPPHLFSWSFDGTVKVWDLDRGQMLQDLVCHKGAVLSCDVSSDGRLFATASANRTAKVWSSVSWEMTFLLKGHKDCVRSCRFSWDNKRLATGDDNGEIRLWSMLDGALLKICSRDTKDSMDSFHGGWVTDLHFSPDNRVLVSIGGYIKSADVLDGQTEDSGKEDSDEEEMNQTNRAN from the exons ATGGAGGAACGTGCTCGCAGCTGTCTGCTGCGCTCCAAAGGCACTCTGGAGCAGGACATCAAAGCCTCCTACTTGATGGACCACATGATCAGCGATGGCGTCTTGAGCAATGATGAAGAAGCGATGGTGCTCAGCAAG GCCACTAGAAGAGAGCAGGCCGCAGCCCTGCTCGAGGTGCTGTTGAGGAAAGACAACAGGGCATACATCTCCTTCTACAACGCACTGATCAGAGAGAGTTACGGAGATCTAGCCAACCTCCTTCATAGTGACCTGCCTCTGCTCAGCCCTGAGGGAGAGAGGAGCTTTGCTGATGGAGTGTCTCCTTCTG TCCAGGCAATTCTGAGCGAAGGTGGGGTGCCTCAGAGACCCGTGGTGTTCGTGAGCCGACCCGCTCTGCTGAACCTGATCCGGCAGATGCTGTACAAGCTGCAGAATACACCGGGGTGGGTTATAGTGTTTGGCATGGCGGGTTCAGGGAAGTCTGTGATGGCTGCTGAGGCTGTTCGGGACCATGCCCTCATTAAGG AGTGTTTTCCAGGTGGTGTTCACTGGCTTTCTGTTGGCCAATGTGAGCGGTCAGACCTGCTGGTAAGGATGCAGTCTCTATGTTTCCGTTTGGAGCAGGGTCAAAGTTCAGAAGCCAGCCAGCGGCCACCCTGCTCTGTGGAGGAGGCCAAAGAGCGCCTGCGGTTCCTAATACTCCGCAGGTTCCCCAG GTCCCTGCTGATTCTGGACGATGTCTGGGACAGCTATGCACTCAGGTCCTTTGATATTCAGTGCCGAGTTCTTCTGACCACGCGCAACCGAGGTCTGGCTGACTCCGTAAGCG GTACAAGGTTAGAAGTGCCTGTTGAAAGCGGCCTAGAGGAGGAGAAAGCCTTGGAAATTCTTGCTTTGTATGTAAATGGGAAGCCACATGCACTTCCAGAACAGGCCCGCAGCATTGTGAGCGAATGTAAAG GTTCTCCTTTGGTGGTTTCTCTAATTGGAGCTCTGTTGAGGGAGTTCCCTGAACGCTGGAGCTACTACCTTCGGCAGCTGCAGAAGAAGCAATTCAAGCGGATCCGTAAGTCATCGTCCTACGACTATGAAGCTCTGGACCAGGCCATGGATGCCAGCCTGCAAGTTCTGGAGCCTGAACACAGAGATCTATACAGAGACCTGAGCATCATGCAGAAAGACATCAAAGTGCCTGCTAAG GTTCTCTCGGTGCTGTGGGGTCTTGAGTTGGAGGAGGTGGAGGATGTCCTACAGGAATTTGTGAATAAATCCCTGCTGTTTCGGGACTGTAACCAGCGACCGTATCTCTATTACCTTCACGATCTGCAGCTGGACTTTCTCACTGAACTGAATCGTGATCAAATGGCT GAACTACATAAAAAGATGGTCCGTCAATACCAGCAGTTCTACAATAAAAGCCCACCCAGCTCTGGAGATAAAGAATGTTTGTATTGGTACCACTTCCTCCCATACCACATGGCTAAAGCGGGACTGTCTAAG GAGCTTTATTCACTGATGTTTTCCTTGGACTGGGTCAAAGAAAAAGCTCAGATTATGGGATCTGCCCATCTTATCAACGACTATGTAGAATATGGTGAAATACTAGATACAGAG AATAGTGAGGTGAGACTGCAGTTTCAGGAGTTCCTCTCTCTGAATGGACATCAGCTGGAGCAGAGACCGTTTCCTGATGTCATACAGTTGGCTCTCTCTCAGCCCGCGTGCTCCGAGGTTTACAGGCAGGCCTTGATGCAAGCGCAGAAAAGGGCCAGCAGAGGGCAGCTCTATCTGGATTGGGT GAACAAAAATAGTCAGGACAGTTTGTCCCGGCTGGTCATGCATCCTCACCAGGGGTCTGTCTACTATGCCTGCTTTTCCAAAGATGGGAGTAAAATTGCCTCTTGCGGGGCCAGCAAGATGTTGCGG GTGTTTAAAACAACCTCTGGAGAGAAACTTCTGGAGCTTCAGGCTCATGACGAAGATATTCTGTGCTGCGCCTTCTCCCCCGATGACCGTTACATAGCAACCTGCTCTAGTGACAGGAAGGTTAag TTGTGGAATGTTGAGCGAGGTATTCTTATGAAAGTGTTTGCGGAGGAACACGAGGAACAGATAAACCACTGCCAGTTCACCAACACAGGCCGACGTGTCCTGCTGGCCACCTGCTCAAATGACAAATTCACCAACACCAAG CTATGGAACCCCAACAAGCAGACATCTCAAAACACTATGTTTGGACACATGGAACCCGTCAATCACTGCTGCTTCTCCCCTGACGACGTCTACCTCGCCACTTCATCCAGTGACGGCACCTTGAAG CTGTTTGAGGTGTCATCCGCGAACGAGTGGAAATCAATTGATGTCAATAGTTTTTTCCCAGAGAGTGACGATGAAATAAAAGCCATTGTGAAATGCAGCACTTGGTCAGCTGACAGCTCACGGATCATTTGTGCTGCCAGGAACGCTGTGTTT GTGTTTGACGTACAGACATCAGACATGCTGCTGGAAATGAAGACGAGTCGTCTGAGCACAGTTCAGTATTGCCACGCGTGTCCCAACAGCAGCCTGCTGGCTGTCGCGCTCTCTCATTACGCTGTAGAG ctatgGAATCTTGAGACCAGTAAAAAGAAAGCCGAATGCAACGGTCACCTGAGCTGGGTTCATTGTGTCCAGTTTTCACCTGACGGCTCACTGCTGCTGTCCTCTTCTGATGATCAGACTATCAGA CTGTGGGAGACGGATCAGGTTCACACCTCCTCTGCTGTGGCTCTGAAGAGGGACACTGATGTTATCTTCTCCCATAGTGATGTTACAATAGTGGCGCCCGACAGCAGAAACCGATTACAG GTACAGACTGGATCCAAAGGCGCTACTCTATATGAGAGTGAAGAGTTGCCGTCCAGAATTCGCTGTACTTGTATCAGCAGAAATGCTGCTTTTGTCTCCCTGGGAACTGAGGATGGAACTGTACAG ACAGGAAGAGTCAAAGTTAGACAGTTTCTGAAGAACGTTGGATGGAGAACCTTGCAGCTGCTGAACTTACAGCGTGATTTTGTGCTGGCACTAGGGCTAGAGACAGGTACAGTGCAG GTGTTTGAGGTTGCATCTGGAAAAACGGTGAAGCTCTCAGGTCACACTAGGACTGTTCACCACTGTCAGTTCACTGATGACAGCGAAACCCTCATCACATCCTCAGAAGATGCTACTGTTCGG GTGTGGAAGTGGAGGACAGGCGAGTGTCTGGTGCTGGAGGGTCATACTGAGCCAATCAGGAAGTTTCACCTTTTGAACTCCTCTTCCCCACCTCATCTATTCTCGTGGTCGTTTGATGGCACCGTTAAG GTCTGGGATTTGGACAGAGGGCAGATGCTGCAAGACCTTGTGTGTCATAAGGGTGCTGTCCTGTCATGTGACGTGTCTTCTGACGGACGGCTCTTTGCCACAGCCTCGGCCAATAGGACTGCTAAG GTGTGGAGCAGCGTCTCATGGGAGATGACGTTTTTGCTGAAGGGACACAAGGACTGCGTCCGTAGCTGCCGGTTTTCTTGGGACAACAAGCGACTTGCAACTGGCGATGACAACGGAGAAATAAGG CTGTGGAGCATGCTGGATGGAGCCCTCCTGAAGATCTGTTCCCGGGACACTAAGGACTCAATGGACTCTTTCCACGGCGGATGGGTGACCGACCTGCACTTCTCCCCAGATAACAGAGTACTCGTCTCTATTGGCGGATACATCAAG